The following nucleotide sequence is from Echeneis naucrates chromosome 17, fEcheNa1.1, whole genome shotgun sequence.
TCCTGGATAACAACTCCCTACTTATGAGGTGTAACAAAAACAGATGACAAGCGAAGGTCCTACGGAAGCAGAAAAAATAAGCATCAAAAAATGTTTAGTGCGTGTACTTTCACCGATTGTAATGACTGTATACACTGAGCTTTGTTGATGATCGAGAAGCCTGCAAGCAcatatatgctttttttttttcttaacatgATAAGCATTATTATTCCTGTCACTAAATACAGATACAGCTGCTCTCACATACACATGGTACCTCATGGTGATTGAAACGAGAAGGACACTTGAGGAGTATGTAGTATCAAAATGAGAGAAATGGGTGAGTGAAACTCCGTCATCAGCTTTCTTCCCAtcaaagtgcttttgttttcaaattaaaactgtaCAGTATTCACATACACATTGTTTTAACATACAGTAGCATGCTGGAAATTCACAGTTAAGTCTGAAAATAGTTTTCTAAAGATGGGTCTATATTTTCAAATCTATGTAATgagtgcatttcattttaagaatGGTACCAATTAAAAGGGGCATCACATGTCACGTTGGTGTGTCAGTGGAAATTAGGGTCTGAATTGAAACACTGGGAAAGACTGGCCATCAAAAAGGTATTTCCGTCCTTTGGGTTATGTTTGATGAGGCATCTGTAGCCAGACCAAATGTAAAGGACGCAGATTGACCCAGTATCTGGCACATGATGACGTGACAGGGAGCATCTTGTTCACACTGTGTTAATGAGGCGTAAACATGTTATATGGGACTGAAGCCGGGCAATGCCGTGTGACACACGGTGAGCACACGCTCGGATCCTCCCTGGCTGAGCTTCTCTGCGCTGCGCAGATCGCCGTAGAGCCTCTCTTCCACTGATGACACCAGTTTGTCCGACAGGCTGTCCTCAGTTAGGATAGcttggctgctgttgttgtttctgttgttcactCTTGGATCCATGTGGCTGATCTGAGCAGTTACAGTGGTCGAAGACTGGCTGGGTGtgctttctgtgtctttgtttgtagAGTGTTGGCAGCCATTGCTTCCCCCACCTAAGCCTGCATAACTAGAGCTACTTTTTTTTGCATCTGTGCCTTCATGTGTTTTGTTGGCTGCACTTTCATTGGCCTCTCCAGCACCTCCTTCCTTTGATTGGTCTTTGTTCTCTGTGCTCTCTTTTGCCGCCTCCTCGCAAGCTGCCACCTCACTGGCTTCTTCGTCGGCCGCGCTTGCGATGCGTGAGAGGGTGCTGTGGTATTTGGTGTCCAGAGGGTAACCAGCACTGTCACCCCTTCTCAGAGGGGTAAACCTCTGCCTCTCTAAAGACGGTGAGTATCTGCCCCCAGTGCTTGTCCCTGGGTCACTGTACTGCTTGTGTCTCTGCCACTGCTTCCGAAGATGAACTCTAGACCGGTGCCTGGAGCGCGCCGGAGAGTCCTGCTGGTCAAACCGGGGGTCATGACGGAGGAACTCGTTGAAGAGAGCATCTGTCTTTTCATCAATGCTGTAGTCGCGGCGACGGAGCCGAGGCCGGTGATGACTAGAGGGCTGAGCGATTGGCTTCATCAGTGGTTGGGATTCTGGAAGTTTCTGAGGTTGAAGGGGTTTCAGAAGTTGATATGGTTCCTGAAGCGTAAGAGATCTCTCTTTCAgcttctcctctgtgtctgCGTTGTCCGCCATctcatcctccagctcctcctcgaACATCTTTGCTTCAATGCTCTCACACACTGAACCGCTCCTCCCAGAGCTGGTAAAGAACAACCTTCTCTCAGATGCTGTCTTCCCTTTTGGGGCCCCAAGTGTCCCAAAAGCCGCATTTCTTCAGGCGCCCTGGATGGTGCTTCAATGGAGGCGTAGCCACTGTCCATTTGGAGAAGCTTTCGAGTACCTGCCTCATTCTCTCCTCCACCACTTCCACTCTCACTGTCCCCACCAGACGCCCCTCTGATCTCACCCTCCAACCGCTCCACCTCCCCGTCTCCCTCAGGCTCGTCATCAAGATCTTGGGACAGGCAGCTGTCCAGCCCAGAACGAGCTCCCGCAGCACCAAAGGACGACACGCTGTCAGCGTCACTGCGGATAGACTCGCGGTCTGTGCTGCTCTGGTCGGAGGAGGCATATTGCTCCAGGGAGGCTCGCAAGCTCCAAATGTCTCTGTAGAGGGACGGGGGAGCCTCTGAGCTCTCCTGTCGAATGATTGAGGAAAGAGACGAGCCTGAGTCTGCCCTCCCTCTGGCCTCAGCCCCTAACACCACATCCTCTCCTTCATCTACTTCTGCCTCATTCTTTTTTCTCACATCTGCAGTAACGCCCTCTGTCTTCGTGTCTTCAGCTTTCCTTGACACAGCTTCAAGCCTTCCCTGGCTGGCTGACTTTCGCTGTGCCCCAGAAAAGTCTTCGGTTGAGTCAAGCGCATTTCCCACTTCACTTAATCTTACACCTGCATTGAATTGTATTTCTTCTCCTGATCCATTGGTTGTGGCCTCCTCTTGCCTCTGGGTGTGTGAGTCATCTGTTGGCAAACAGGGTTCCTCTTTCCTCGAGCCACTAGCGCCATTTATGTTCACCATGGCCTCCAGTTCGAGTCTGCACAGATCGAAAACAGTCAGTTCATTGGTAATTCTGGGAATATTGCGTAGCAAGTCACAGGACTGTGGGTGGGGATATACCTGCTGAGGAAGGCTGAGGATGTGGGTGCAGTCACAGGGTGAGATAAAGACTCTGCAGAGAGGGACTGAAGGCCACTGGTCAGGATGGGAGTGTGTGGAAAAGACTCATCTTGGAGATTTAAGGAGTCGTCATCAATGTGATCAGTGGTTTCActtgctgctctctgtctctggaagGGCCTTCTCTTGGGCGATCCTGGTAATAATTTATATGAAAACATTGCTGTCTACTTAATGTTCTTTAACATGTCATGTTCACCGTTCTATTCAGAGGCTgttcattttcaacaaatcaCAGCATACTTGTCCATTTATGACATTTATCCAAACCTTTAGCATCCAGACTGGCCGCCCGGTGACTGCTGTCAAACTTCCACCTCTTGAAGTAAGGCCCTGCCCCCTCCAGACTGGCGTGGCGCCGCAGTTTAGAGAGGAAATGTAGAACTGAAGTCTGGCCTGGAGCTTGAGTCAGCTCTCCTCTCATTCCCATTTCACTTTCAACGTCTCCCCTATCCCCGATAGCCTCCATCTGACAAAAGAGATGTGAAGGCAGAGATGAAGCgagataaagagagaggagagaggtgaTGAGACATTTAAGAGAGGAcgcagtcgaggcagatgccccccccccccgagcccggttctgcccgaggtttctgcctcttaaaggaagtttttccttgccactgtcccCAAGttcttgctcttggagggatctgttgggtctctctAACAAcatcaagagtttggtctggatcCGTTCCATGtctaaagtgctttgatgtaactttgttatgatttggcactttataaataaatttgatttgattgtgacagacagaggcaaaGACCTTGGGCGACAACAGTCTGTCATATTGTCTCTGAGCTGCAGTGAGCCTGTGGCGGCTGATTTTCACAGCTCTGTTTCTGAGTGACACATGTCAGTCAGCCCTCACTCAAGAACCAATCTGTGTCAAGTGCACAGTATTTTGAGAAGCTATTCATCTTTACTGGAATGTTCTCTGGTTAATCAAGcaaaaaatgttgtttcaaGCAGAAATTGaaggttttatatatatatctgtaaaCACATTTGGAAAATTTCCACATATCTTTGTTTCATGGGTTAGAATGGCAACACATTCTGAGTTCACTGTTCCCGCTGGGTGTTCTGGCTTTCTGCCACAGTTCAAAGAATCTAAACTCTAAAATTACCCAAACCCTTTAACGTGGGCGTGAGTGGTTGTCTATATGTCAGCACTGGATGtatcctgccctcacccagtatcagctgggattagctcctGTCACCGTGTAATGAATGGAATGAAGAGTTTGAGACGGAGGAACTCACTGTTTGGGAccgtgtgtgctgtgttttcacGGCGGATGACGCCTGTCTGGGTCCTTGGTCCAGGACGACGGAATGATGCGGGTCTCCAGGCAGACCTCCACTGAGGCTCTGTCCCATCCAGTCAGGGACTCTCTCAGTGGGCtggaaagacaaaacaacacattatagAGATGAAAAAACAATACTGATTTTCTCTTGTGTGTTTCCATGAAAGCCAAATTAAAATCTGCTGCAATGATTCAATCACAGTGGTACATTTCACCTGGTAGATGGAGAGGGGCAGTTTTGGAGCTGCTGTCTCATTGATGTTAAcagtgctgctctctgctgagTCACACTCCATGATGGTGAGGATCTTCAGGTCACAGGGGGCCGGTGGCAGGTGAAGGTGGGTCAGTCGGGCCTTTTTCAAGTGGTGGAAGTCTCCTTCAGTCAGAGTGTATCTGAAGACAAGGAAACTTCTTTAATTATCAAACAGCTCAACCAAATAAGCTGCTGATAGTTTGTGTTCGGAGCAGAAAAACTGCACCTGCGTCCTTTGTTCTGAGTTGTCTTCTCCTGCTCATAAAGTGCAGACTCATTGAAGGAGACCCTGCGCCCGGTAGATCCCGTGGAGACAAATCGTTCTGACTCTCCATCATGACAGCTTGAAGCAGAGAGAGCATCTGACTCGTCCAGACGAATGGTGATCTCTGAGTGGCAGAAATGACGAGGAAAAGCCGAAGGAGAGAAACAATGGAGTTAGTGACGACAGCCGATCAGAATATTTATAAATCGtatatgacaaagaaaaaacaacaaaaaaaaaaacacagctctgACCTAGGGTGGGCTGAGATTCCTCAGCATAAGTGGTGTTTGTCTTCTCCGGGTCATCGCTGGCtctgaaagaagaaaattacttttgaccgtcacagacacaaaaattCCTTGTCACGCcacagttttcagtttcataACCAGAAAAGTTTTAATCCAGTGCTGTGATAATCCTGTTGATTTCGCTAAtccctgtgtgtttgcagacagACCAGGCCTGCACACGAAACACACACCTGGAGTAGCGCCGTCCCCCCATGCAGCAGCGGTGacagaagaggagcagcagggagaGCAGCACCAGCGTCCCCCCAGCAAAAACACTCAGTAGTACCAACAGCAGCACATAGTTCTCCACCTGGCCCGTCGATACGGGAACATCCTGACAAGGTGCAAGCAGGAAAAGAGGTTAGGACCCCAGAATTACACTTAATCAATCACTGACACTGGACTATTACTTCTCCCTTCATAAAGCCATTACCAACATGTTAGCAACAGCAGGATTTGGCCTTCTCTTAATCAGATGAGTTGACTCTTGTTTTTCACTGAGCTGCTCTTATTTGCTGTAGTAGTTGTAGTAcgggaaagaaaatatttgggTCTAAAACAGTTTTTGAAGCAAACTGAAGCAAACATGTTCTTTTTATATATGGTGAATGTTAAAACTGATCTCTGGCGAAACGTTCCATATTTTCTATATTGAACTAACTAATGGGAAATTGTTCCATGAAGTCACTGgtaaaaatatgtatttgggCACCCTAACCCTCCCAGGTATCAGTGATAACAGTGCTGTTCATGACATGTGACCCTAATATTAATTTGTGCTTGTATACTTTAATCTAAATGTTCAGGGTGCAGGCCCAGATCCATTTCAATTGAATGGACAAAATGAACTCCATGAACTCCACCCACACATACAGTTGAGCCAGTGTTTCCCTTTTGTAACTCCCCTTTGCATCATGAGACACAACATCAAAGTAGTTTTTCCTTGTGACGAGAGCTAAATTTcaaaatcacacatttacaaatatCAGCCACCTTACTAAAAACCCTGGTCGGCACCGTCACTGTTTGATTTGCACAACATCTTTTTTAACTTCTGCTTGAGTTCAGCAGCCATCACTCATAACTCATAGCTGAAAACTCATTCTCTTATGGAACAATAAGATACAAGCTCATATAtctgttgtcatgttttgttgGGACAGTAATTGGTTCTTTTCCCTTTGGGTTTTGCAGCAATAAGGAATGTCCTTGTCCCACAATGCTGTCATCCAAACACTTTAATATATAATAAGGAATGGAATTaagactgaaagactgaaaactTAAATTTACTCCTCACAATGATTCTTATCCATGAGCATACACACTCATATATATCTGTTGTCTgctaaaacagaaacacacagaaacaaagcaacTGCTCTCCTCTGGTCTCTGATTATTACTCTCGGTTTTGGCTGAGTGAGCCTGGGGATGCTAATCGAAACGTCAGCGAGACCCTTAATTCAATTTCGCTGCGCTTCTCAATGAGGAGGAAATGAGGCCTCCACAGgctaaaaatggaaatgggaggaggatgtggaggaggatgcagacacacatgaacaaTCCCCAGACCAGACCTTCCTAGCTCTTCTTCCCATACAAGCTTAAAATGGTGATAAGATGTTGAAAATAATTCGGCTCTGCAAATGTAACTTTCATAGTTatttatgaaaatgacaaaggtCGCCATAGTGGTTTGGAGGAAAATTGTGGCGTGGAAGAGCTCCTCTAGGATCACAGAGCGCCATGTAGATGATGATGACCCTAACAGGAGCAGCAAAAATATCCAAAACCAGCTGCTGAGTAGATGTATGTACACAGTGAATCTGATGATTATCATCAATGAATCTGCATATAATTTTTTCCAATTCATCATTTTGTATATCAAatcggtttgtttgtttgtgtgtttttttagtttataaTAATCTATCTTTAAGCGCcttcttttgtttgaaaaattgTCCAAACCCCcagtttttgaaataaaaagattgtggcttcagacaaagaaaaactgaaaccagaataatgacattttgatttaaaataaaaagaaaaaggttgttttttttttttttccattatagataccatttaattttgtttcagtCGTTGAATAAATTCTATCTTTTCCAGCTGTAACATGCGTACATAGGGAAATGGAAATTAGGTCTAAAAATAGGAGAGGTGGAGGTACATTGAAAAACAGAagatgtgtgtgagaaagagcaAAAGCAGCTGATTTTATGATGACTCTGCTCTCACTGTAAAGGTACCTCGGTAATACAAAGCATCGATCAGTCTCTTTCAGCTTCAATCCCAGGCTCAATCTAACAGCAGCCAGTCTCTACGGGGAGGAGACGGTGTCGCTGAACAGAAggagctgttgtgtttctgcttaTAAAACCAGAACAAGATgacgagtgtgtgtgtaagagtcCATTTTCATTCAACCTCAAACCCACTTCAGGCCAGAACGCAGCGATAAATGAGCCCCACGTCACTTCTATATAAAGTACGTTTCTACATTCATGAGAAGCAGTGTGGCCTACATACAGCTGAATCCTATTGGGGGATATAAGATACTATGTTTGaatctgtgcatgtctgtgtgagacTAACACAACATCATAACAACACTCACACCTTGATACGCCCAAAGTTGCATGGATGTgtacaacacatacacacacgcacaatttTTCGGAGTACCTGCTAAATGAAATCTTGCATTTTTATAAGCTCAGCCAAACaggaacaacaacacaatcaatCAGTTGGAGCAGCGAATTCTGTCTTCAAGCCATGTTTGTAACACACTCGGTAGATGCAAACAACAGTCAATTCTCTCTTTGCACAGATAGCTTCAACTGTCAGGTAATCACTGCTGCTGGCTCTGATGCCCTGCTCCCCTCCAGAGGCCGTCGGCACACAGAGccaggagcacacacacagcagcggTTTTAAGTCAGATCTCTGGATACAGCTCAGCCTCTCCTGCACCACTGCTCCACCTGTGATATAAACCAGCTATTGGAACATCATGGTGTTCACTCAGCTGCTCTTTTGTACACACCGACTGTTGTTTTGAAGGGCTCAAAAGTCAACAGACCAGAGCCAATGCAAAGGTGTGGACAGTATGTGTCAATGGCGTCTGATGGAGTGGGAGGGGTGGACGCTGAAGTACTCACAGTGGAGTTCTCAGTCAGACTTGTCAGAACAGGCAAATCATTGCTCATGGTCCAGGTCAGGGTGAGTGAACCCTGCGGAAGATGAAGGAAGTTAAAAACGTCAGACAGAGCTGCTCTTTctaaagcaaaaacacaactgtgaatTACAGAACTGGAcaatctgacattttctttcaataCACTGAAGATAGgctctgcagttttgttttagtttttttttttttttttgtttgtttttttcagtcgATGAGAACACAcagtcctgctgctgcaagCAGGCCGACTCATGAGAACACAAAATTTGCATCAATATACAGTTGAAAATAGGAAATAGCTAATTTGTCCTTCTTtgagttatataaaaaaactgtGCAGATACATCTTTGAAAATTAAGCATTAAGGGACACACAACTAATAGTTGGTCTTGATcttacattgtgtttgttaaaaataaCAAGTACAGAAAATCATCATTCCTTTCCTTGTAaatgtcttgtgtgtgtttgagtgtattTTCATCCTTATTATCACACGACTTGGTAACCTCCTCACATATGCACTGCAAATCATCAAATTCACTGTGAAAGCATGAGGGTTCCTCACAGCTCATCCATATAAACCTTTTACCAGAGGAAGACCATTTGTGAAcagtgaatttattttttacagtttcaGACAAATGAGTGATTATTCTGATGTTCTTTAAAGTCGCCATCTCTAAATGTTACCATTTAAGCAACGAAAATGCTTGAAACTGTTGCAATCTTGTCCAATCCCAGGTAAAAAATTATCACCGGATGAATTCACTGAGGTATTCTTTTTCTGAGAGTTTAGTTAATTACCTtcaaaatcacagaaaaaaaaaatcccactttgATCCAACACCCTGAGCATAATCCTCACACGATGTGAGTTGATCTGCTAGTCTAAAACTGGTGTAACACCCCCTTAAACATACCAAAATAATGGAAAGCATTGCTGTATGTTCTCCAATGTGTCTGGAGATTTACCGATTTACCCTGAAAATGATCAATTACCAAGAAACCCTTTTAACGCACTCCCAGTTCAGCCAGCTCAGACTGACCACAGTCTAATCTCTGTAAAATGACCattcctttttttaatgtgtcGTCAGTGTAAAGAGATGGAGCAAATGGAAGCTCTGATAATACATGGTTATTTGCACAGAGTCCGGCTTGTGTAACATCAGTCCGTGGCCATACTCCTTACACATGCTGCTAACACTACCACACATTCCCTCACCATGTGAGAGTCATACATTATGTAATATCTAAAGAGCTTAAGGTAACTGATGAGGACAAGGCGCTGAACATCGAGAACATTCTGACAACagagatgcacaaacacacatttgtacacattaacacacaacacagaacaAATCCTTGTTCAGATATTTTCAGTTTGGATTCACACATGATCAGTGTCAGCAGGTCAttttatcttgtgtgtgtgtgtgaagggagtTTTTCTGTCTAACACCATGCAGCAGATTAATTAATCCATACTGTGAATCGAATGAAAAATCAGATTTTAgtctttttcagcttttgtttgatTAACATTACAAAATGACGACTGTCTATTTCAGAGCAGATCTGCTACTCATGCTCTGCTATTCCttctatttaaaaatgacacTGTGGAATAATCCTAACTAAAAGATACTCTCAACAATCTATTGACATTCTAAGCTACTTCTAtattgttttggggttgttttctCCCCCCTCTGGAAAATGAATCTCGACTTTGATTTGTTGAACTGATCCGTGTTACAGCAACGAGGGGAGTTAAACATGGCAACACTGAGTTCGTGCATGTACTTTATGTATACTCACTATGGGCTGTGTTAATGGCCTGCTCGTGCAAAATAAAGCCAAATATTGTTCAAACTCACACAGGACTTAACCTTATGTTATGAGAAGTCTGTATCAGAAATTATAAAATGAGGAAATTGTGCAGCCATAAAAACACCCAGCTTTGggtctgaatgtttttctgaatgtgtgaCCTATACTCATGGTACgtaaacacagagaaaatagaacgattaaaaaaaagaaaaattaaaaagtgcagCCTACATGATGCAGTATTATTTTTCTATAATCACCATAAAGTGCCTTTTTGGTAAGTATAAAATGTTTGCTATATTTACTATTATATATAAATGACAGTTTTAAATcgttattatttattcattacaaATGTAAGTTATTCAAAccaataattaattttaaaaaattctaCTGTTCTCTTTTAACAATTTGccgatgttgttgttgttgatcctAATGAGCAAACAAATGAACTTCGCCATCATTTGACTACATTTCTTAACCCGTAAGGGGAAGAAGTCAAAATACTGACCCTGACTGGgtgaaaaaaaatagaaatccgaagtgtgtgtgtgtgtgtgtgtgtgtgtgtgtgtgtgtgtgtgtgagtgtgtgagagagagagagagagagagagcatgagcACGCAGCCTTTCGTTCCCAGGGTCTGATGACACGTTACGTCCTCCCATCATCTCCCACAGAAGAcgcagacagatggacagatccAGCTCCCTGCCTGACTCTCCCGGGGTTTACGGAGACATAAGCCCTGAGTGTGGCTGGATGCTGATGTGATCCAGATGTGCTGTATCTTACGGTCAGTGCGGGCGGTGTTGGAGCAGCTTCCCTCCGCTCTGTGCAGACTGACTACAGCGACCCGTCGCAGCCGGCGGCTCTAAGCAGCGGCACCctgagcatcatcatcatcatcttcttcatcgtcttcttcttctgctctcctGCGAAAAGCCGCGGATCAGGGCTGTCCCACATCTCTGCGTCGCCTGCTCTCAGCCTGCAGGGGATAAATCACCACAAAGTCACGCAGAAGCCTGAGTCTTCAtgcggcgggggggggggggcaccaaaCATGTCTCACTAAATCAGATGCTGCCATTTACCTCTGTCACCTATCCCCACATCTTACATAACACAATAGTAGCACATTAGGTTGTGAGCCCGTGGTCCTGATGTGATGCGGACTCACCCGGCTGTGGATCCCGTCGGCGGCGCGCAGGCAGCCCGGCCCGTCTGCATACTTTAACGCC
It contains:
- the cbarpa gene encoding LOW QUALITY PROTEIN: voltage-dependent calcium channel beta subunit-associated regulatory protein (The sequence of the model RefSeq protein was modified relative to this genomic sequence to represent the inferred CDS: inserted 1 base in 1 codon), whose product is MKVGAAPARRWLPLVAAEIYSTEQEGPDGGPSLPEPPPHSLTHNISKAACYWCFSQTAVNEDGISPPFRITTIFVVTLSGVGHVVRRQRAVGVSNRDVPVSTGQVENYVLLLVLLSVFAGGTLVLLSLLLLFCHRCCMGGRRYSRASDDPEKTNTTYAEESQPTLEITIRLDESDALSASSCHDGESERFVSTGSTGRRVSFNESALYEQEKTTQNKGRRYTLTEGDFHHLKKARLTHLHLPPAPCDLKILTIMECDSAESSTVNINETAAPKLPLSIYQPTERVPDWMGQSLSGGLPGDPHHSVVLDQGPRQASSAVKTQHTRSQTMEAIGDRGDVESEMGMRGELTQAPGQTSVLHFLSKLRRHASLEGAGPYFKRWKFDSSHRAASLDAKAFLSRLELEAMVNINGASGSRKEEPCLPTDDSHTQRQEEATTNGSGEEIQFNAGVRLSEVGNALDSTEDFSGAQRKSASQGRLEAVSRKAEDTKTEGVTADVRKKNEAEVDEGEDVVLGAEARGRADSGSSLSSIIRQESSEAPPSLYRDIWSLRASLEQYASSDQSSTDRESIRSDADSVSSFGAAGARSGLDSCLSQDLDDEPEGDGEVERLEGEIRGASGGDSESGSGGGENEAGTRKLLQMDSGYASIEAPSRAPEEMRLLGHLXAPKGKTASERRLFFTSSGRSGSVCESIEAKMFEEELEDEMADNADTEEKLKERSLTLQEPYQLLKPLQPQKLPESQPLMKPIAQPSSHHRPRLRRRDYSIDEKTDALFNEFLRHDPRFDQQDSPARSRHRSRVHLRKQWQRHKQYSDPGTSTGGRYSPSLERQRFTPLRRGDSAGYPLDTKYHSTLSRIASAADEEASEVAACEEAAKESTENKDQSKEGGAGEANESAANKTHEGTDAKKSSSSYAGLGGGSNGCQHSTNKDTESTPSQSSTTVTAQISHMDPRVNNRNNNSSQAILTEDSLSDKLVSSVEERLYGDLRSAEKLSQGGSERVLTVCHTALPGFSPI